The sequence GCTGCAGAAGTTTGGCACGGTGAAGCAGTTCGACTTCCTCTTCCACAAGTCAGGTGCTCTGGAGGGACAGCCGCGAGGGTACTGTTTCGTCAACTTTGAGACTAAGCAGGTAGCTGAACTCCTCCCCCTTCCCAGTACCTGTCCTCTCGTAGTGAATCTGCGCGTCTCTCCTGCTGCTAGAAGAGCAGTTCCTTGTGGGCAGGGGCCGTGTCTCACTCACCCCCATGCGCCGTGCTCTGAGTCCTAAAGGAGACCCTCAGCCAGCCACCGAGTTGGTGACCAGCTCTCAGTCTGCGCCTCACCGGCTGGCCGGCTGCGGCGGCTGACCTACTTTTCTGACCACATGCTTTGGGGTGCCCACATTAAGCACATGGATGGccgcctccctcttctcttttgtcTTCCTTTCGTGGCTGGCCAACAGAGCCGCCTTTTCTTTCAGAGTTCGGCCCCGTGGTGCAGAAACCCTCCCTGGCTGTGGTGAGCCACCCACAAACTctcttttattttgatttcttaaaaatgtatCCTCCTCCTCAGCGTCTCAGAATAAATGTGGACAAGTTtgaatatatacagagagagcACCAGCTTCAACCGTGGTGTGTCCATGGAACTACTGTTCAAATGTAGTCCTTATAGTGGTCATGCGTTGATAAAGGACTTGAATTTGAATGGTACTAAATATAGAGACACTGTTGATAGTTCTGTGACTTTATTAGTCGTGTGTGAGAATGTTGCctagtttctgtttttttaataataattgtaTTTGGATATTTTTCCTATAAAAGTAATACTTGTTTTTTACAGATgaaatatagataaataattCCATATATCAGTCTAAAACCCAGAAATAATCAGTTTTCAgtatttagttatatatttttctagtctcttctttcttcacattcacacacacatacacataaaatgacaaaaacaCATGTGCACAATTTAAAAGAACACATGTACAGCGTTTAACACACATATAGGATTGTGTATCCTATTTACCActgaaagtaaattaaaaatttttccatCATCCAATACATATCAAGATAACATTCGGTATCATATTGTGGTTTCACTGGTATAGCTGTAGATAGATGTAAAAATTCACTGATCTATATctataatacattttattatttagacCTCAGTTTAAAAATTAACCAGCCTCATCTTTGATAActgcataatattttattttgtgagcATGTGATAAGTTACATATCTAACCTCCAAATGTGTAAGCAATGTGGTGAACATCTCTAGCTCTATGTGAATATTTACTGTATTCATGGAAATGGAGTGGTGTCAACAAAGACCAcgaattttttccttaatatgaCTGCCAAATTGCCTTCAAGAAATAATGTGTCAGTATGTTCTGAGACTCTCTGAGAATGTCATTTGTCCCTACCAGTGCTTTATTAACTTTGGGCAAGTCTAACTTGTTTTGACCTCAGTTTTCatctaaaaatggaaattaaaaatacacactcTCCGTACCTTTTAGGAAGTTGAATGAGTTAGGTGAGGGTTCATATGAAAGCATATTTGGCATTTAATAATACTGTTGGATACATGAATTTTGGAACAAGTTAGAAAgataggaaattatttttaaaactatttatcaCCTGCTGGCATCTTGACTATTGATGCTCCAGAATTAATATTGTCTTGTAAATTCTAGCTCACCAAGTGAAacttaaaagaagaataaaatatctcCTCTGTCCCTCTAACTTTGTGTGCCATAGTGAGGCACAAATGCCAGTGAGTACCTGTAGTGGGTACTCAGATACCTGTTGAGTATCATACtggcaagacccagaggaataagAGAATCACCGGTAAAACCAGACTAGAATGTCTTATACTGAGGCCTCGGACTCCCCTTGTTCCTCTTCCTGTTCCTTAACGGCCTCTTCACTCCCAGTAAATGTGGGTAACACTTGGCCGAATGCCTCCTGGATACAAATGGAGCAGAGGAGGCTTGGCAGGATGGAAAAGTACAGCCAGGCTTCCTGGGAATGTCCTCGAGTGCCTATTATCCAGCCTCAGGAATTCCTTTCAACCTCGTTGCTCCCGTATCTGATGGGGAAAGGGTCAGGGAACTTCTGGCTCTGAAAGCCAGGTGCAGAGATTGGCTCACACAGATACCTTGCTCATAGCCTCTTTGACTCACTCCTGCTTTTTCCGGTCTGGTTTCCTTCACTCCCATATCCTTTGAAGCCATTACTGTAGCTCACTTTGGATTCGGGGTGTATCAGTCCTGGTCCAGGATATAGTGTCAGAGTTCCCAGGAAGAGTACACTTTCTTGACATAGTAGGTGTTACTCTAACTTACAGAACTGTGTAGAAAGATATCACCCAGTAGAAACAACACTGTTAGTTGACATTGGTTGAGTGCATACCACTGGCTCCATTCTTTACATGTGCTCGTCTACTCCTCTGACTACTGTGGAACAAGCAGTATCCATATTTTGCAGGTGAAAAAGCTAATATCCAGAGAGATTAAATGACCTGTTAAATATTATACTGTCAGTCAGTGGCAGAGGCaggatttaaatttttgtttgacTGAGTTGACAAAGTCTCAGACCCTTTTTATTattctgcctttttttcccccttgtaatTCCTTTGCCACCTGTTTACCAAAACAGTAAGAAATTCAGCCATCAACGCTAGTGAGGCATTTGAGTCTTCTACTGACATTAACCCCTTTCCTGAACAGGAAGCAGAGCAGGCCATCCAGTGTCTGAATGGCAAGCTGGCCCTGTCTAAGAAGCTGGTGGTGCGCTGGGCACACGCGCAAGTGAAGGTGAGTCACAGGCCAGGAAGACCGCACCGCCCTGAGTGAGACTCTCCAAAGACAGTGTCCACTCGCCCGTTTGCATCCCAGCCTCTGCACATCTGGAACAGCCACACGCTGGTCTCCTCCTCGTATTCACCATGTGTGTTGCCagatttttcttttgagaaacatTTCAGGAGGGATTAAGTTCCTTTGCCATTTCCCTCCACATACCCACAGATTCTGTTTTTGATTGATTTTCCCATGTGACTGATGTGTCTACTCAGACctctatcatttatttatttatttttttggtagggGTTGtccttcagaggaaaaaaatgtatttatttttaaaattagttgctTTAGGCATTATTAGACTCTTCCCAGCCTCTCAGTTCTGTGGCAAGTTTGAATTGTTTATTCTAAATGCTTGAGAAATGGGTAGTTTGTAAGAGTGCTTAAAGCACTGGTATTTCCTTACTTGAGAGCTTTTGAGAATTATTATTGGGATTTGCAATGCCTGTATTGACTCCAAGGCCCAAGCAGTGGCCAATTGCCATGTTCATCTCCTAGTTATTCTCTTCGGAAAATATGCTGGAAAAGCTAcaaccattaaaaaagaaaaaagaagaatggtATTCTGTTTCAGCCAGCACAGGTGAAGCACGCGTTTGCACTGGAGCAATCCACAAAGTTGATTCTCTTCCTCCTGCACTGTAGTCTTAACAAACCTGCCTGCAAAGGTTTGTGACAACCAGATTTGAAGCCTTAGTCTTTACAAATGACCATAATGTTTGATCAGAGACTCCACCCAGCAAGCTCACCAGTAAACAATCACCGAAATAAAGACATTTGAGTTTAGTTTCGAAGCTCAAAAACAGATCTCAGACACTTTGGATCTTTATGAGTATTTCAGGTAATCACAGAGCCTTCTCAATTTACACAAGGAGAATTTCTAAATGCttttttattcaaaagaaaatcaagtctcaTTTGTCAGACTGGCTGTCATCTTCTCATCCTGCATCTCATTGAAAAGACATGCAGGAGAAATAAATCATCCTTCATTCTGTCTTTCATTTGAGAATCTCTGTGCCCTGCGTGTATTTCTGACCAGAGACTCCTGATTGCTCTTTAACATTgtatttaccttttaaaagaaGTATATAATTATCTGACATCAAATAAACTGCACTTTTCCGGGAGAATGTTTCTGTATCAGGGCTGAAAGCCGTTACTACTTCTCTTCTCCACATAAACCTGTGAAGAGTTGACTGTTATGGTTGTAACTTTGCAGCAATCGAGCAAAACTTTAAAGTGcttgaaataaagtgaaataacTGTTGGGAGAACTGATATGTGACAGAATCAGAATGTGAGAGGGCATTCCTGCTGTGTAGCTGTACCATCTGTGAATTTAAAGGTTGAAATTCTTTCTCCACCAAATAAGGAGGATTGATTGGTGATGAGAAGCCTcatctaaatttctttttctaagtttaTAACCTTTATGCTAAGCTGTCTGGACTCCTGCTTTAATTCTGAACGCAAAGCAGACCTAAGATTGTCTAGAAATAATctaacaatgggcttccctggtggctcagtggtaaagaatctacctgccaatgcagaagactcgaatttattccctgggtcaggaagatcccctggaggaggaaatggcaaccccctccagtattcttgcctggggacaacccatggacagaggagcgtggtaggctatagtccgtgtggtcacaaagagtcagacatgactaagagacctGGACACACATGCTATCGAATGATGCACTGGTGAGATTAGGGCTTCTGAACACACGCATTACAGCAAAGGGCTGGTTTCTGCCTGGGTGGGgtaatttgccttttttcttaCTTTCAGAGATATGATCATAACAAGAATGATAAGATCCTTCCAATTAGTCTTGAGCCGTCCTCAAGCACTGAGCCTGCACAGTCTAACCTAAGGTAAGAAGGTGTCCTGTAGGGAGACACAAGTATTGCACGAGCTGGAGCCATCTCTTCATTCTGGCACTAGAAACCCTTCAGACCCTTTAGAGTGGAGTCTACTAACTTTTGGCATGCTGAGAGATGTCCAGTTAGTCTCCAGAATGTATACATGTCACCTCCTTCCATACCCCCAAGAGTGTGTACCAGCTATTTACACAGTTCATACACACACAAGAGGCTGGGTATACCTACCACATACCAGCTATTATACTTGGCACTGGGAACACAGAGGTAAATCAGATACAGTCCTTGCTATAAAACAAGCATTTTAATAAGACCTTGATTATCTTCAACATTTGTCATTATACACTAATTCCTCCCCAACTACGAGTTCCTTTATACAGAATTTGGGTTTGCAGCACTTTAATTTTATCTACCATTTCAGCAAATGTAACAGTTTTGGTTCCAATATGTACAAATTGTCAGTTACTTCCTTGGAGTTAATTCAAAACAGAAGGAGTTGAGGGTTGAGTAAAGAAGGGGACATTAGGGGTGAGCAGCAGTAGAGGGCTGACTTTGCACGTAGCCTAGGGAGAGATGTTAACAGGAACAAAAGCTGGGATTTGTGGGGCTTACTGCGAAGCAAGCTCTGTGCTAAACACTTCACATGCTGTATGTCACTGAAGTATAAGAATTCTGGTGAAAGTACTTTGTATTCACTttataaaggaagaaactgaagtttaagGAGGTATCTTGGCCAACATCACGCAGGTCAAAAATAGCAGAGTACAGATTCAAAGCCAGGTTTACTGAACTTGAGAACTCAGTCTTTCAGTTAATGCTTCCAAGAAGCTCCAGGCTGTCAGTGCAGGATTGCAGTTCTAACACCTGCTCCAAGAAAGGGCAAGACGTGTGAAAGAGCACCAGCCTCTCATATGCATCCAAAGTCAACACATCACAGAGTCAGGAAAGTGATACCTGTTTGGATAGAgggctaggggaaaaaaaaataaaacttttctgtatattatCTGCACCAAACAAAAGAGATTTACAAGCATCTCATTAAACTGCAAGGAAGGGTGATCCTGAAATGTTTCCAGGAGTAATAAAATTGATGAAGTTAATTTTATAGTTAACCAATTTGTCTAATATCATTGATGTTTTCTTGATTTTGTGCTGCTTTATTTTGTAGTcccccaatttttttaaattaataacttCAATAAGTTCACTAGGAGCTTATTTCAgcttttctattttctgcttAAGATTAAACCTCAGTCACTATGGTTTCGTGAAGGTTTTCATAAATCTTAACTCCTCTTGGGAACAGATGACTGCATTGATGCTTGGTGATCTCCATGGTACTGTGAATgtgtctttcacttttttcattctttgttctttttactaAATAATCTAGCCTGGTGTTTTCCATTTATCCTTTAATCCAGAGAACCTCAGCTTATGTGTTTTGATTAACATCTATGCCTAATTAGAGAAGATTGTTTTCCCTGGGACTCATACAGAATGAATGGCTGGCTGTTAATTTTCCATTAATGGAAAAGGTGTGGATTGTATCTCGGTGAGACCTCAGGGTTCTTTTTTATGGCaactaagtttttaaattttacgtTGCCCACGTAAAATCTTGAGTGTGTGCAGATGTATGCTTTTTGAGAGTTTCTTAAAGGCTATATATACGTTCCCTCCCAAGTTTCTATCCCTGAGTGTAGACTATTGACTGCGTCAAAGTGGAAACTAAAGGAAGCCATAAGCCAAAAAATACTCTAGTTGAGTGTGTTGCATTCTGACCTAGGGATAGTGGTGTCCTTGATCAGAAGAAAATTCTTCATAGCTTCTGGAGTGtctcctctccctttctctctaatACATGGCTACTCAGCTCCCAGCCTAATGAAGAGGAAAAAGCAAGGGCTTTGATGATAAACTGggcttgaatcctggctccacAGTTTGTTAGCTGTGTGAACCTTGGGTGAATCACTACCCCTCTGCATTTGTTTGTCTATAAAATGTGGTCCGTATAATCAAAAGttaagtttttccagtagtcatatgtgagagttggaccataaagaaggctgagcgccaaagagttgacatttttgaactgtgatgctggagaagactcttgagagtcccttggactgcacggagatgcagccagtcaatcctaaaggaaatcaaccctgaatattcattggaaggactgatgctgaagttgaagctccaatactttggccacctgatgggaagaactgactcattggaaaagaccctgatgctggggaaaatttgagggcaagaggagaagggggcgatagaagatgagatggttggatagcatcactgactcagtggacatgagtttgatcaaactcatggaGATAATGATGgatagagaagtctggtgtgctgaagttcatggggtcgtagagtcagacatgacttagcgactgaacaacaacaacaaaaatgtggtTGATAACCCTTGAAATATTGTTGCAAGGATTAGAAACAGTATAAGTAAAATGCTGGGCACACTTCCTGGCTCATTGTAAGTGCTCTGTAAATGATAGCCTAAACACACATTTGTCAGTAGAAAGGGACTTCGTAGGATTTCCGGGATGTTTTTTCCATTATTATTCAGTGATTCAGAAGGTGGTACTGTATAAGAAAGGGTTCATAGTATGGCTCTGGAGTCCAGCTgtattcaaatctcagctctgccacttactagctatggGCACTAACCTTTCTatgcctttttttctttgtctgcatctgcaaaatgaagactATAACCTACAtgaattatttcttccattttttattgtggtaaaataataTAGCATTTACCCATAATATAGtgtttaccatcttaaccatttttaagtgtacagttcagtgttaTTAAGTATATTCATAATGTACAacaatcaccaccatccatctccataaTTCTTTCCCTATTGTAAAACTGAagctctatacccattaaacaatcaTTCCCCATTCCCACCTCCCCCAAGTTCCTGGCAACCATcattccactttctgtctctgattttGACTGCTCTCTTAAGTATTTCATGTAAGTAgagtcatacaatatttgtcttttttgtgactggtttgtttcacttagcatggaGTCCTCCAGGTTCTTCCATATTGTAGCATATGTGTATAgcacattttgcttatctattcTTACTTCAGtggacacttgagttgcttccacaGTTTatctgttgtgaataatgctaccatGAGCATGGGAGTACACATCTGTCTCTCAGACTCTGCTTTAAATCCCTGTACAAATTATCTGAGTGCCTGCTGTCTGCAGGTACTAAGGTACTGAACAGTGTTGGTGTCTGAGGTTTAAGTGTAACAATATACAAAGTATTCCTAACAGTGTCTTACAGAAAAAGCTTAATAGATATTTCACCCTTGATCTCTTTCCTAAAATAAGAACAATtattttcatggtttttttttttttccctccccaatAAAACTGTATTCCTTTTgttgttcttatttatttatttattgggtgcACCCAGATGCTTCTGGGATTTTCCCTgatcaggattgaacctgggccactgcagtgaaagcctagcatcctaaccactaggtcaccagggaagtcctgttttctctgaagtgtttgtgtgtctgtgtttgagtgtcttgTTGCTTCTCTGATATGCCTGAGAGCCACAGAGAAGATGAAGTACATAGGTGTTCCCAGAGTGTACGCAGGCCCACTCATGCTCtgctgtcctttttccagtgtcACTGCAAAGATCAAAGCCATCGAAGCAAAGCTGAAAATGATGGCAGAAAATCCTGATGCAGAGTATCCAGCAGCGCCTGTTTACTCCTACTTCAAGCCACCGGATAAAAAAAGGACTACTCCTTATTCTCGAACAGCTTGGAAATCTCGAAGATGATGGTTATGAATGACTGCTCTCCACACCTGAGACCCTCTGCCTTTGTACTCGTAGCTGTGAACAGTACTGCCCGACAGAACACAGTCACATGTTAGCGTTTGGTAACATAACATTTTTGGATGTCCTTCTTATGGATGTTTCTTCCCTGAAGTATGTGTGGAATTGAGCATCATCCAGAATAAATAGGATTTAATCCAAAACTGTGACTTGAATGCTGGGATGCTCTAGTTGGCTCGTTTGTTTGGATTTGTAACTCCAGAAACATCATGTAGTGTGccagaaagaaaggcaaacacCAAGAACGTTATCATTCAAATCAGGAAACTTAATTTATTAAGagctgtcttaaaaaaaaacaaaacacatttttctgtgctcagttgTCTTTACaacataaagaaaaagtaaaaaaacaaggGAGGGAAGTAAGAAATTTTGAATCATGCTCGAAACTGCTGTTCCAGAATTTTCTATGGAAATCCCTCCAACtggactgaaaagaaaaagttcttggcaaaaagagctggttctttgagcaAATGTTGTGGTAATCTGTTTAAGAATTATGCTTATTGTTTCAAAATCCCAATTAGGAAAACATGGTGTATATCTTTAAAAAGTGTTTGCGTCGACAAAACTGTAGACCAAAATTTAGCATTTTGTACCACAGCGGAAGTCCTGTTTGAAAATCCAACTTGTATTCTATcgtgatcatttttttaaaaaatctaaataatccTGCCTTCTATAATACCAAATGTCATTATTAGTGTGGGACTTTTAAAGTTGCATTTATTGCATGAGATTGTTTTTAATAGCATGAGAATGTTCTGTTTGGAATTATATCATGGTCAGTCTAAATAGAAAAGCAGATATCTTTGAAAACTTAAACATTGCTATATTGATTCTCTATCAAACTTATACCTTTATTAGTAATTGTGTAGGGGTCTGAGTAGAAGAAATTGTCTTGTGTGGGGTGCGATGGGGACACATGGACGCAGAAAGTCAGTGGGGCAGCTGCTCTGGCACCAAGATTGTAATGACCTCATGTTTTATGTGGTTTAAAAAGGGTTGAAAGATTGCATGACTTTTAAACAATTCTTCACTTGTAGAACCTACTTCTCCTCAGATATTTTTTGCCACTTTGAACATTGTGAACATaacaacagaggaagaaaaacaacCGATCTGAGAGTCTGTTCCCGTCAGCAGTATTGGTTGGTCATTTTGGTGCCGGGTGGATAGACTGTTTCGCTGGGCAGCACCACTGCTTCTTTAGCATGTAAATCATTTTGTTACTCAAGGTGCCACTCTTAGTGATTGCAACTGTTTACTGTCATTGTTCCCAGCAAGAGGAGGCTCTCATTGTAGGAGTTTAAGTCTTCCTATGAGCAGAAATGAATTTAAGACATTTGAACCAGAACTTCAGCATAGCGAAGTGTTATAATTCACAGAAGTGGTTCAGAGAAATTCCTATCACCTCTCCCAAGGTAAAACTTTTCAGATATCTTTCAATGTTATTCTTCCTGCATTTATGAACTCAGTGTAAGATTCTAGTAACTCTCCTTCTGTTTGGGGGATAGTTCAGGGAGGTGGGAGCATTATCTCCCATTTTTCTGGTGACTTCTCTAAGAATATAGAATTCACCGTTTTACCCTTGAGGTCCTCGAAGAGTTATGGTGGAATAGGACTTAATGCAAAATAAATAGTcttctatttttaatagaaacttAGAAAATACTTAAGTTTGGATTATCTAGAGTTGTTTCCTTTAGAAACCAGagctatttatttgtatttaaagcaATGTTTATTATTTGTACCGATTCTTACTCCTTTATGTGAATAAATGCAAGACAGTGTCTGTGGTTGTGTCTCCTTTCGTCCGTCTCCTGCACTAAAGACTGCAGCTCTCCGGGAGGCTTGTTCCTCCTGCGGCCATGGGCCAATGTGTCCAGGCAAGGGGCTGCTTCTGAGTGCCTTCTCTGACCCCAGAGGCAGGTCTCTGCACCCTTTCTGCCTGCCTCCTGTTAGAGATGAGTAAAGAGACTAGCTGTTCTCACTGTACGTCTAACTGTTGCCAAAATAGTTGTTAACGGAAGGCCCCTGAAGTCGGAAAATGTGTTTGGTCCCTCTTTCAAAGTAGGGTTTCAGAAGAATAAACGTACGTGTTACAAATATGCTGAAAGCAGTTTGGTTGAAGGTTTGTTAAATATGAGTGTTAACTTGGTAAACTCCTTGTTATGAGGTTATCggtactttaaaattattttttggtttACTGTTTTGCTAAAATTATGTCACAGTTTTGATTTTTACAAGAGTGAAGAATTGAGGGAAATAATCTCCTTAATCTTAGCTCTTCTTTATCCCTTACAAAATGTAACCCTAACCAGTAGACTTTCTGTAACTGGAatctcaggagaaaaaaaatcacatgaaagatTTTTCAAAGCATATCAAAAATCAACAGCAGCAGTTTTGTAAAACCAGACACTCTAGAGCTGTTCCCTTGTCTATTAAGGCAGGTACAGATACTTTCTAAATCACCAAGTATATCTACATTTTTAATACTACTATATAAAAGAATAAGATTAATTCTTACCTTACAAGTTAATGTTACCTTAGTTCCTTTATGTAATTATTATGTTCCTAAAAATGATTTGATT is a genomic window of Muntiacus reevesi chromosome 3, mMunRee1.1, whole genome shotgun sequence containing:
- the RBM18 gene encoding probable RNA-binding protein 18 isoform X2, with the translated sequence MEAETKTLPLENASILSEGSLQEGHRLWIGNLDPKITEYHLLRLLQKFGTVKQFDFLFHKSGALEGQPRGYCFVNFETKQRYDHNKNDKILPISLEPSSSTEPAQSNLSVTAKIKAIEAKLKMMAENPDAEYPAAPVYSYFKPPDKKRTTPYSRTAWKSRR
- the RBM18 gene encoding probable RNA-binding protein 18 isoform X1, which codes for MEAETKTLPLENASILSEGSLQEGHRLWIGNLDPKITEYHLLRLLQKFGTVKQFDFLFHKSGALEGQPRGYCFVNFETKQEAEQAIQCLNGKLALSKKLVVRWAHAQVKRYDHNKNDKILPISLEPSSSTEPAQSNLSVTAKIKAIEAKLKMMAENPDAEYPAAPVYSYFKPPDKKRTTPYSRTAWKSRR